The following are encoded together in the Pseudanabaena sp. FACHB-2040 genome:
- a CDS encoding IS1 family transposase (programmed frameshift) has translation MPTCSKCSSPRTVKNGRIHTGKQRFLCRNCGYQFVEHPTDKRIDQATRDLVDRLLLERLSMAGIARAAQVSEQWLQDYVHLKAAQTPKQAQVRPKKRGPLSVQCDELWSFVDRKGNKQWVWLAMDAQTREIIGAYVGDRSRSSAQRLWDSLPKVYRQCAVIYTHDWEAYKGVLPQKRHQVVSKDSGKTSYIERFNNTLRQRVSRFVRRSLAFSKSLRNHIGLLWNFIHHYNASLPI, from the exons ATGCCGACCTGCTCAAAATGTAGTTCCCCTCGGACGGTTAAGAACGGACGCATTCACACGGGTAAACAACGGTTTCTGTGCCGCAACTGTGGTTACCAGTTTGTCGAGCACCCTACCGATAAACGAATAGACCAAGCTACTCGGGACTTGGTTGACCGTCTTCTGCTAGAGCGCCTTTCAATGGCTGGAATCGCCCGAGCAGCGCAGGTCTCAGAGCAATGGCTCCAAGATTACGTTCACCTCAAAGCAGCCCAGACGCCAAAACAAGCTCAAGTACGCCCGAAAAAAAGGGGCC CTCTAAGCGTGCAGTGTGATGAGCTATGGTCTTTTGTTGATCGCAAGGGCAACAAGCAGTGGGTCTGGCTAGCAATGGATGCTCAAACCAGAGAGATTATTGGGGCCTATGTGGGAGACCGTAGTCGAAGCAGTGCTCAAAGGTTGTGGGACTCTTTGCCCAAGGTTTATCGGCAGTGTGCTGTTATCTACACCCATGACTGGGAGGCTTATAAGGGTGTGTTGCCCCAGAAGCGGCATCAGGTGGTGAGTAAGGACAGTGGCAAAACGAGCTACATAGAGCGTTTCAACAACACCCTGAGGCAACGAGTCTCACGCTTTGTCAGGCGCAGCCTTGCCTTCTCGAAGAGCCTACGCAACCACATCGGCTTGCTGTGGAATTTCATCCACCACTACAATGCATCATTACCTATCTAG